In Paraglaciecola sp. T6c, the sequence CCTGTTATTTAATCCGAGTAACTCACTACTTCAGCTTCAATTCTTTCACTGAGCATAAAGTAGAAACGTCTTCCCGGCTCATAATACCCGTGGTTAAACGTTTCGAACCCTAGTGCTATGACGCACTTTTCTACGGCATCTAGCTCATTGACCAAGATCCCAATATGATTCACTTTACCTATGTTGCGATGATTGATATCGCCGTTTATAGAGTGCTTTGGCTTGTACAAAGCCAAGTAAGCCGTTTCTGACCCCACATGCACCGTATAACCATCATCTTTAGCAGGGCCTG encodes:
- a CDS encoding VOC family protein — translated: MRPALFEHVNLTVTDPDKTAEILCQLFNWHIRWSGPAKDDGYTVHVGSETAYLALYKPKHSINGDINHRNIGKVNHIGILVNELDAVEKCVIALGFETFNHGYYEPGRRFYFMLSERIEAEVVSYSD